Proteins from a genomic interval of Clostridium cochlearium:
- a CDS encoding DNA gyrase/topoisomerase IV subunit B, with amino-acid sequence MENKDYKDFNYDVSTLTSLEKLEPVRVRPGMYIGSTGSKGLHHCVWEILDNSIDEISNGYGDTATIILNKDKSITIMDNGRGIPTGIHPIKKKSGIEMVFTELHTGSKFNNSVYKTSGGLHGVGASVVNALSKWLEVEVSQNGNIYKQRFEYGYDKKLKKNMPGMPVGKLEIIGKSKETGTKISFLPDEDVFSTIDFKFEIIDERLQELAFQNQGITLKLVDNRGEETVEKVYHSKRGLLDFIDYLNESKTVIHNPPILFEGEREIKGIRIHGEVCIQFTDSTTENIAGYVNNIPTTESGTHETGFKMGMTRAFKEWAKKLNLIKDKDKDFEGDDLREGMTAIVKVKINNPIFEGQTKTKLGNNEAYTLMNELTYTKLCEWIEDNKDTATLIMNNALEVASRREKIRKINEAERKKVGKGTAPLAGKVAVCTLRNPKVCEFIVVEGDSAGGSAKQARDRKFQTIMPSKGKIMNTEKQKIENVIGSEELKIFNTAIGTGVLDNYKEEDLKYHKIIIMSDADVDGFHIRTLWMTYIYRYMKPLITNGHLYVAMPPLYRVYKKVKGEEISKYAYNDNDLEKIKKQLGKGANIQRYKGLGEMNPDQLWETTLNPESRILHKITIEDGAKAEKMVSLLMGDVVEPRKKYIYKYCKF; translated from the coding sequence ATGGAAAATAAAGATTATAAAGATTTTAACTATGATGTAAGCACTCTTACCTCCCTTGAAAAATTAGAACCTGTAAGAGTACGACCAGGAATGTATATAGGTTCTACAGGTTCAAAAGGTCTTCATCATTGTGTATGGGAGATTTTAGACAATTCGATAGATGAAATTTCTAATGGTTATGGAGATACTGCTACCATAATATTAAATAAAGATAAAAGCATTACAATAATGGATAATGGAAGAGGAATACCTACAGGAATACATCCTATAAAGAAAAAATCAGGTATAGAAATGGTATTTACAGAACTTCATACGGGAAGCAAATTTAATAATTCTGTTTATAAAACCTCAGGAGGACTTCATGGTGTAGGAGCTTCTGTGGTTAATGCTCTGTCTAAATGGTTAGAAGTTGAAGTTAGTCAAAATGGCAATATATATAAACAAAGATTTGAATATGGATATGATAAAAAACTTAAAAAAAATATGCCTGGAATGCCAGTAGGAAAGCTTGAAATAATAGGAAAATCTAAAGAAACAGGTACTAAGATAAGTTTTTTACCAGATGAGGATGTTTTTTCAACCATAGATTTTAAATTTGAAATTATAGATGAAAGGCTTCAGGAATTGGCATTTCAAAATCAAGGTATAACTTTGAAACTAGTAGATAATAGAGGAGAAGAAACTGTAGAAAAAGTATATCATTCTAAAAGGGGACTTTTAGATTTCATAGATTATTTAAATGAGAGTAAAACCGTAATACATAATCCACCTATATTATTTGAAGGAGAAAGAGAAATAAAAGGTATAAGAATTCATGGAGAAGTGTGTATACAATTTACGGACTCTACTACAGAAAATATAGCAGGATATGTAAATAACATACCTACAACAGAGTCTGGAACCCATGAAACAGGATTTAAAATGGGAATGACTAGAGCATTTAAAGAATGGGCTAAAAAATTAAATTTAATAAAAGATAAGGATAAAGACTTTGAAGGCGATGACCTAAGAGAAGGTATGACTGCAATTGTAAAGGTTAAGATAAATAATCCTATATTTGAAGGTCAAACTAAAACAAAGTTGGGAAATAATGAAGCCTACACTTTAATGAATGAATTAACTTACACTAAACTTTGTGAATGGATTGAAGATAACAAAGATACAGCTACTTTAATTATGAACAATGCATTAGAAGTAGCTTCAAGAAGAGAAAAAATCAGAAAAATAAATGAAGCAGAAAGAAAAAAGGTAGGAAAAGGTACAGCGCCCCTAGCAGGTAAAGTAGCTGTATGTACCCTAAGAAATCCTAAAGTATGTGAATTCATAGTAGTAGAAGGGGACTCCGCTGGAGGATCTGCAAAACAAGCAAGGGATAGAAAGTTTCAAACCATAATGCCTTCTAAGGGAAAAATTATGAATACAGAAAAACAAAAAATAGAAAACGTTATAGGAAGTGAAGAATTAAAAATATTTAACACTGCTATAGGAACAGGAGTTTTAGATAACTATAAAGAAGAAGATTTAAAATATCATAAAATAATAATAATGTCCGATGCAGATGTAGATGGTTTTCACATTAGAACTTTATGGATGACATACATATATAGATATATGAAACCATTGATAACTAATGGTCATTTGTATGTAGCTATGCCACCTTTATATAGAGTATATAAAAAAGTAAAAGGTGAAGAAATATCAAAATATGCCTACAATGATAATGACTTAGAAAAAATAAAAAAACAATTAGGAAAAGGTGCAAATATACAAAGGTATAAGGGACTTGGAGAAATGAACCCAGATCAACTTTGGGAAACCACTCTTAATCCAGAAAGTAGAATCCTACATAAAATTACCATAGAAGACGGGGCAAAGGCAGAGAAAATGGTATCACTGCTAATGGGTGATGTAGTAGAACCTAGAAAGAAATATATATACAAATATTGCAAATTTTAA
- a CDS encoding TVP38/TMEM64 family protein: MKKNILIKLIALVSLILVCFFITKKLGIDLLNINVDNLSISIKKCGKYAFICFLIIFTLKPLMMILPAAVFSVVGGTIFGAVKGFTLNMIGFFLSGTIAFLIARNLGKETVDKLLRGKCVELNNNLGKNGFKILFLLRLPPVLPYDPLSYACGLTKIKYKDFIYASLLGVVPETLCYSVMGQNIFKPNSLKFIIPLIIVGISTLLSGIFFKKANL, encoded by the coding sequence ATGAAAAAAAATATTTTAATAAAGTTAATAGCTTTGGTATCGTTAATATTAGTATGTTTTTTTATTACAAAAAAACTGGGAATAGATCTATTAAATATAAATGTTGATAATTTGAGCATTTCTATAAAAAAGTGTGGCAAATATGCTTTTATTTGTTTTTTAATTATATTTACATTAAAGCCTCTTATGATGATTTTACCTGCTGCAGTATTTTCAGTAGTAGGAGGAACTATATTTGGAGCTGTAAAAGGTTTTACTCTTAATATGATTGGATTTTTTTTATCAGGTACTATTGCTTTTTTAATAGCAAGAAATTTAGGAAAAGAAACTGTAGACAAACTTCTTAGAGGAAAGTGTGTAGAATTAAATAATAATTTAGGTAAAAATGGATTTAAGATTTTATTTTTATTAAGGCTTCCACCAGTTTTACCTTATGATCCATTAAGTTATGCCTGTGGACTTACAAAAATTAAATACAAAGACTTTATATATGCATCACTTTTAGGAGTAGTTCCAGAAACGCTATGTTATTCTGTTATGGGACAAAATATATTTAAACCCAACTCACTTAAATTTATAATACCCCTTATTATAGTTGGAATTTCAACTCTTTTATCTGGTATATTTTTTAAAAAAGCTAATTTATAA
- a CDS encoding tetratricopeptide repeat protein: MFNKNYGYSFLNLGELYKEQGKYKEAINILTEGILHNKYENYLYYNRACYYVHENYIDKAINDIQTALKLNPQIEVYVKKDKDLERVLPFIKF; this comes from the coding sequence ATGTTCAATAAAAACTATGGATATAGCTTTTTAAATTTAGGAGAACTATATAAAGAGCAGGGTAAATATAAAGAGGCCATAAATATTTTGACAGAAGGAATATTGCATAATAAATATGAAAACTATCTATATTATAATAGGGCCTGTTACTATGTACATGAAAATTATATAGATAAAGCTATTAATGATATACAAACAGCATTAAAACTTAATCCACAAATTGAAGTTTATGTAAAAAAAGATAAAGATTTAGAAAGAGTATTACCTTTTATTAAATTTTAA
- a CDS encoding tetratricopeptide repeat protein, with amino-acid sequence MEGDYKLSNYKNIAEACRNRGNYIKALHMYNKAYELDEGKKDIELILNMALLYDELGNGELAKEKYKEVLKIDKEERAYYGLAIIYEDEGNYEKALENYKKAIGLNPYYHKAYFF; translated from the coding sequence ATGGAAGGTGATTATAAGTTAAGTAATTATAAAAATATTGCTGAAGCTTGTAGAAATAGAGGAAATTATATAAAGGCTTTACATATGTATAATAAGGCCTATGAATTAGATGAGGGTAAAAAAGATATAGAACTAATTTTAAATATGGCATTGCTATATGATGAATTGGGAAATGGAGAGTTGGCAAAGGAGAAATATAAAGAAGTTCTAAAAATCGACAAAGAAGAAAGAGCTTATTACGGATTAGCTATAATTTATGAAGATGAAGGAAATTATGAAAAAGCTTTAGAAAATTATAAGAAAGCTATAGGGTTAAATCCTTATTATCATAAAGCATATTTTTTTTAA
- the ptsP gene encoding phosphoenolpyruvate--protein phosphotransferase, whose translation MLKGISASNGIAIGKAFILKSGDLKIVKEIVKNGEEENKRFTNALEKAKSDLSKIMEDTKKNLGEEKAKIFEAHLFMLDDPEFTGQVSEKILSEKINAEYALKSISEQLVAIFEQIEDDYMRERAADIKDVTNRILKILTGNESISISEIEEECILIGYDLTPSDTAQINKEKILGFATEIGGVTSHSAIIARSIGIPSVLGVGSEINKIKNGELIILDGNKGIIITNPDKEKIESYKNKIEEERKLQKVLEKYKDTEVVTVDGRKVEVASNIGSIEDTENALKNGAQGIGLFRTEFLYMSSDKLPEEDFQYNAYREVLEKMGEKPVIIRTLDIGGDKKLPYLPIDEEMNPFLGYRAIRLCLHRKDIFKTQLRALLRASNHGNLKIMFPMIANLQELREAKAVLDECREELRKEGIAFDENIQVGIMVEIPSAAIMSDVLAKEVDFFSIGTNDLIQYTVAVDRMNEKVSYLYDFFNPAVLRLINKVIVNGHKEGKFVGMCGEMAGKEELIPLLLGMGLDEFSMSASSVLKAKKLITELNYEKCKNMVQKVMEMGTAWEIKVFLENFNFSE comes from the coding sequence TTGTTAAAAGGAATTAGTGCTTCAAATGGAATAGCAATTGGAAAGGCTTTTATACTAAAAAGTGGGGATTTAAAAATAGTAAAGGAAATAGTAAAAAATGGAGAAGAAGAAAACAAAAGATTTACAAATGCTTTAGAAAAGGCAAAATCAGATCTTTCTAAAATCATGGAGGACACCAAAAAAAACTTAGGGGAAGAAAAAGCTAAAATATTCGAAGCTCATTTATTTATGTTAGATGATCCAGAGTTTACAGGACAGGTATCAGAAAAAATACTTAGTGAGAAAATAAATGCAGAGTATGCTCTAAAAAGTATTTCAGAACAATTAGTGGCTATATTTGAACAAATAGAAGATGATTATATGAGAGAAAGGGCAGCTGATATTAAAGATGTAACTAATAGAATTTTGAAAATATTAACTGGTAATGAAAGTATATCTATAAGTGAAATAGAAGAAGAATGTATATTAATAGGATATGACTTAACTCCTTCAGATACAGCTCAAATAAATAAAGAAAAAATACTAGGATTTGCTACAGAAATAGGTGGAGTAACATCTCATTCTGCTATTATTGCTCGCTCTATAGGAATACCTTCAGTTTTAGGAGTAGGAAGTGAAATAAATAAAATAAAAAATGGGGAACTTATTATATTAGATGGAAACAAGGGAATTATAATAACTAATCCTGATAAAGAAAAAATAGAATCTTATAAAAATAAAATAGAAGAAGAAAGGAAATTACAAAAGGTGCTAGAAAAATATAAAGATACTGAAGTGGTTACAGTAGATGGCAGAAAGGTAGAGGTAGCTTCCAATATAGGTTCTATAGAAGATACAGAAAATGCCCTAAAAAATGGCGCACAGGGAATAGGTTTATTTAGAACAGAGTTTTTATACATGTCAAGTGATAAGTTGCCAGAAGAGGACTTTCAGTATAATGCCTACAGAGAAGTTTTAGAAAAAATGGGTGAAAAACCAGTTATAATTAGAACTTTAGATATAGGTGGAGATAAGAAACTTCCATATTTACCAATAGATGAGGAAATGAATCCTTTCTTAGGTTATAGAGCTATAAGATTATGTTTACATAGAAAGGATATTTTTAAAACTCAATTAAGAGCACTATTAAGAGCTTCTAATCATGGTAATTTAAAAATTATGTTTCCTATGATTGCAAATTTACAAGAGTTAAGGGAAGCAAAAGCTGTTTTAGATGAATGTAGGGAAGAACTTAGAAAAGAAGGCATAGCTTTTGATGAAAATATACAAGTGGGAATAATGGTTGAAATTCCATCAGCAGCTATTATGTCAGATGTATTAGCTAAAGAAGTAGATTTTTTTAGCATAGGTACTAATGATTTGATACAATATACTGTAGCAGTAGATAGAATGAATGAAAAAGTTTCATATTTATATGACTTCTTTAATCCAGCAGTATTAAGACTTATAAATAAGGTTATTGTGAATGGACATAAAGAAGGAAAATTTGTAGGAATGTGTGGAGAAATGGCAGGAAAGGAAGAATTAATTCCACTACTGCTTGGAATGGGATTAGATGAATTTAGTATGAGTGCATCTTCTGTACTAAAAGCAAAAAAATTAATAACAGAATTAAATTATGAAAAGTGTAAAAACATGGTTCAAAAAGTTATGGAAATGGGAACAGCGTGGGAAATTAAAGTTTTTTTAGAAAACTTTAATTTCAGTGAATAA
- a CDS encoding VanW family protein gives MKKVSIWNKLIFILIFFSLGFYIFLIYTTKNLQDKIYPGVSINNIDLSGKTKKEAIDIIKKDLSNNLKGAFKLKDSNKTYVISFKDLNLKYDLNSTVEEALSYGKNFSSLKKFSILMNSKPVKMYSKVLYDKNKLDSSINSIEKEINKNPVNAKINGITNGILSFTPGTQGRKLNKEELLKEINNKFKNLQDPNSIIEIKVKVDNYDPKINDETLKKINSLVSSFSTTYKNSSEERKSNIRLATSSINGTLLLPGDTFSFNKIVGNPTIERGYKKSNIIVNNKVEEGIGGGLCQVSTTLYNSIIRINIKSVERKNHSIIPSYVEPGLDATVSYGSIDYKFKNTLSYPIYIEGIANNEKITFNIYSNSSLNKIKYDLVSEIHNKIPFKTVYEEDPSLPLNSQKVLQSGSFGCTANVFLVSYKDGKKISKELIYKDIYNPGNKIVKIKKL, from the coding sequence ATGAAAAAAGTTTCTATATGGAATAAATTAATTTTTATATTAATATTTTTTTCTTTAGGTTTTTATATATTTCTAATTTATACAACTAAAAATTTACAAGATAAAATATATCCAGGTGTATCTATTAATAATATAGATTTATCAGGAAAAACAAAAAAAGAAGCTATTGACATAATAAAAAAAGATTTAAGCAATAATTTGAAAGGAGCTTTTAAGTTAAAAGATTCTAATAAAACCTATGTAATTTCTTTTAAAGATTTAAATTTAAAATATGATTTAAATTCTACAGTAGAAGAAGCATTATCTTATGGCAAAAATTTTTCTTCATTAAAAAAATTTTCTATTTTAATGAATTCAAAACCTGTAAAAATGTATTCTAAGGTACTATACGATAAAAACAAACTTGATAGTTCTATTAATTCTATAGAAAAAGAAATAAATAAAAATCCTGTAAATGCTAAAATTAACGGAATTACAAATGGTATATTATCTTTTACCCCTGGCACTCAAGGACGTAAATTAAACAAGGAAGAACTTTTAAAGGAGATTAATAATAAATTTAAAAATTTACAAGATCCAAATTCTATAATAGAAATTAAAGTAAAGGTTGATAATTATGATCCTAAAATCAATGACGAAACTCTAAAAAAAATAAACTCTTTGGTTTCTTCTTTTTCCACAACATATAAAAATTCATCTGAAGAAAGAAAAAGTAATATTAGATTGGCCACAAGTTCTATAAATGGAACTTTGCTACTACCTGGAGATACTTTTAGTTTTAATAAAATTGTAGGTAATCCTACTATAGAAAGAGGATATAAAAAATCTAATATTATAGTCAATAATAAAGTGGAAGAAGGTATTGGCGGGGGACTTTGTCAAGTATCTACAACTTTATATAATTCTATAATAAGAATTAATATAAAATCTGTAGAGCGAAAAAATCACTCTATAATCCCTTCTTATGTAGAACCTGGATTAGATGCCACTGTAAGTTACGGAAGTATAGATTATAAATTTAAAAACACCTTATCCTATCCTATTTACATAGAAGGTATAGCTAATAATGAAAAAATAACTTTTAATATATATTCTAATTCTTCATTAAATAAAATAAAATATGATTTAGTTAGTGAAATTCACAATAAAATTCCTTTTAAAACAGTATACGAAGAAGACCCCAGCTTACCATTGAATTCACAAAAAGTTCTTCAATCTGGAAGTTTCGGCTGTACAGCAAATGTATTTTTAGTCTCTTATAAAGATGGTAAAAAAATTTCTAAAGAACTTATTTATAAAGATATATATAACCCGGGAAATAAAATTGTAAAAATAAAAAAGCTGTAA
- a CDS encoding (2Fe-2S)-binding protein yields MEQNLDSNMLDKLTKICICKAISRSKIKDAIRNGAKTVEEVNQITGAGSGGCNGTRCRGKIEELLKSYKEGLWK; encoded by the coding sequence TTGGAACAAAACTTAGATAGTAATATGTTAGATAAATTGACCAAAATTTGTATTTGCAAAGCTATAAGTAGAAGCAAGATAAAAGATGCTATAAGAAATGGAGCAAAAACCGTTGAAGAAGTAAATCAAATTACTGGTGCTGGTTCTGGTGGATGCAACGGAACTAGATGCAGGGGGAAAATAGAAGAACTTTTAAAATCCTATAAAGAAGGCCTGTGGAAATAA
- a CDS encoding AI-2E family transporter: MKDYRREIKHFDLIISVILIYIIIKLINNYKTWFNIFGNIMNIISPFIFAIIIAYILNPLMKFIERKFSLSRKLSILFTYVFIIFFISIFTIYLLPKITYNIIDIVKSIPEFANEAQHFLNKIITEHNLKEVINSSGMNNLKPDFIIGKTSEFVVQILDKLLSKTWSFTNSFIKWVFGFIISIYVLYDKEKFMNVGKKIMFITFNEKNALKIIEFLKNLHYMIGLYIGTKALDSTIIGGIAFIGLTILKSPYPLLIALIVGVTNMIPYFGPFIGMIVAFTINIFFSLFKAIGVLVFLFFLQQFDAWYLDPKLIGGKVGLTPFLVIFAVTLGGGLYGPIGMILAVPIMAVIKLYVDKIIRKYDNKRIKQQKNTNEE; this comes from the coding sequence TTGAAAGATTACAGAAGAGAAATAAAACATTTTGATTTAATAATATCTGTAATATTAATTTATATAATTATAAAATTAATAAACAACTATAAAACTTGGTTTAATATATTTGGAAATATTATGAATATAATTTCTCCTTTTATATTTGCAATTATTATTGCGTATATATTAAATCCACTTATGAAATTTATAGAAAGAAAGTTTTCTCTAAGTAGAAAGTTAAGTATATTGTTTACCTATGTGTTTATAATATTTTTTATAAGCATATTTACTATATATTTATTACCTAAAATTACGTACAATATTATAGACATAGTAAAGAGCATTCCTGAATTTGCAAATGAAGCACAACATTTTTTAAATAAAATTATTACAGAACATAATTTAAAAGAAGTTATAAATTCTAGTGGAATGAATAATTTAAAACCAGATTTTATAATAGGAAAAACCAGTGAGTTTGTAGTGCAAATTTTAGATAAACTTTTATCAAAAACTTGGTCCTTTACTAATTCCTTTATAAAATGGGTATTTGGTTTTATAATTTCAATATATGTTCTATATGATAAAGAAAAATTTATGAATGTAGGTAAAAAAATTATGTTCATAACCTTTAATGAAAAAAATGCACTTAAAATAATAGAATTTTTAAAAAATTTACATTATATGATAGGACTTTATATAGGAACTAAAGCTTTAGATTCAACTATAATAGGAGGTATAGCATTTATTGGGCTTACAATATTAAAATCTCCTTATCCTCTTTTAATTGCACTAATTGTAGGTGTAACAAATATGATACCTTATTTTGGACCTTTTATAGGAATGATAGTGGCATTTACTATAAATATATTTTTTAGTTTATTTAAAGCTATTGGAGTTTTAGTATTTTTATTTTTCTTACAACAATTTGATGCTTGGTATTTAGACCCTAAATTAATAGGAGGCAAGGTTGGACTAACACCGTTTTTGGTTATATTTGCTGTAACCTTAGGAGGAGGATTATATGGACCTATAGGTATGATATTAGCAGTTCCAATAATGGCTGTTATAAAATTATATGTAGATAAAATAATAAGAAAATATGATAATAAAAGAATTAAACAGCAAAAGAATACAAATGAGGAGTGA
- a CDS encoding spore germination protein, with amino-acid sequence MKVVEGRVGLIIDGIPISIIIPATFIQFIQATEDYSQNYIISSILRFMRIILIFTTLLLPGFYISIISFHHEMIPIELALSISASDKGVPFPPFLEVILLLIAFEVLMEAGLRLPKSIGQAVSIVGAIVVGQAAVDAKLVSPAVVITIAVTAMSNYTVPNQDLSNALRLWRFIIAILSSILGLMGLSIGGLILLYHLCSIECFGVPYLSPLVSGENEDFGDTLFRLPVYFLKNRPLTLNPSNKKRIG; translated from the coding sequence ATGAAGGTAGTAGAAGGAAGGGTTGGATTAATTATAGATGGTATTCCTATATCCATTATAATACCAGCAACTTTTATTCAATTTATTCAAGCTACCGAAGATTATTCTCAAAATTATATTATAAGTTCAATATTGAGATTTATGCGTATAATATTAATATTTACGACTCTACTTCTACCTGGATTTTATATATCTATTATTTCTTTTCATCATGAAATGATACCAATTGAACTTGCACTATCTATTAGTGCCTCTGATAAAGGTGTGCCGTTTCCGCCTTTTCTTGAAGTTATTTTATTACTTATAGCCTTTGAAGTTCTTATGGAAGCTGGCCTTAGACTACCTAAATCAATAGGTCAAGCGGTTTCCATAGTGGGTGCCATAGTAGTTGGGCAGGCAGCTGTTGATGCAAAACTAGTTTCTCCTGCTGTTGTTATAACTATTGCTGTTACAGCTATGTCAAACTATACAGTGCCAAACCAAGATCTTTCAAATGCTCTAAGATTATGGAGATTCATTATAGCTATTTTAAGTAGTATATTAGGGTTAATGGGATTAAGTATAGGAGGATTAATTCTTCTTTATCACCTATGCAGCATAGAATGTTTCGGAGTACCTTATCTTTCTCCTCTTGTTTCCGGAGAAAATGAGGACTTTGGAGATACTTTGTTTAGATTACCTGTATATTTTTTAAAAAACCGTCCATTAACTTTAAATCCTTCAAATAAAAAAAGAATAGGTTAA
- a CDS encoding Ger(x)C family spore germination protein has product MKRIYIFVLLVFSLNFCSCKNYKIERKSIDKTMLISVVGIDISPENKVIVTICPKVVTPSNDSSNIENKSYIINSEGDTIFEAIRNIFTSSDAKPFLGNVEHIIIGEEVAKKDIIKYLDYFSRDHEFRLNMKVFVSRGCSAREILEQASNSNIILSDYLKSLLSNIDSNSISSEVELATLIHKFDNKFLCPYIPCISLGSKNGVNINQFSIYLDGYAIFKNSKLIGYLIGNEARGLNWIIEKIKSGVIIVKDLNEENISLEISEASSKIIPQFSKEKLSVLIKIRTSSNVGEITGKEDIFTKDYFSYLEKQQSNIIKSEVEKALAFSRKNNADIFDINGFIFRKHPIKWKKLQNNWDEIFPEVDIQIQVTSLINRSYEIKRPTNDNRKKEL; this is encoded by the coding sequence ATGAAAAGAATTTATATATTTGTTTTATTAGTTTTTTCTCTAAATTTTTGCTCCTGTAAAAATTATAAAATAGAAAGAAAAAGCATTGATAAAACCATGCTTATAAGCGTAGTAGGTATTGATATATCTCCTGAGAATAAAGTTATTGTAACCATATGTCCTAAAGTTGTAACTCCTTCTAATGATAGTTCTAATATTGAAAATAAATCCTATATAATAAATTCTGAAGGAGATACTATATTTGAAGCCATTAGAAATATTTTTACTTCTTCAGATGCTAAACCATTTTTAGGTAACGTAGAACATATTATTATTGGAGAAGAAGTGGCAAAAAAAGATATAATTAAATACTTAGATTATTTTTCAAGAGATCATGAGTTTAGATTAAATATGAAAGTTTTTGTTTCTAGGGGTTGTAGTGCTAGAGAAATATTAGAGCAAGCTAGTAATTCCAATATAATTTTATCTGATTACTTAAAAAGCTTATTATCCAATATAGATAGTAATTCAATTTCATCAGAAGTAGAACTAGCCACTCTAATACATAAATTTGATAATAAATTTCTATGTCCTTATATTCCATGCATATCACTAGGAAGCAAAAATGGCGTAAATATAAATCAGTTTTCCATATATTTAGATGGATATGCTATTTTCAAAAATTCAAAACTAATAGGTTATCTTATTGGTAATGAAGCTCGAGGTTTAAATTGGATTATTGAAAAGATTAAATCTGGGGTAATTATAGTAAAAGATCTTAATGAAGAAAATATATCTTTAGAAATATCAGAAGCTAGTTCAAAAATCATACCACAATTTTCAAAAGAAAAACTTTCAGTTTTAATAAAAATACGGACTTCTAGTAATGTGGGAGAAATTACAGGAAAAGAAGATATTTTTACTAAAGATTACTTTTCCTATTTAGAAAAACAACAATCTAATATCATAAAATCTGAAGTAGAAAAAGCCTTAGCTTTTTCTCGTAAAAATAATGCAGACATATTTGATATAAATGGATTTATATTCCGCAAGCATCCTATTAAATGGAAGAAGTTGCAAAATAATTGGGATGAAATTTTTCCAGAAGTAGATATTCAAATACAAGTAACTTCATTAATTAATAGATCTTATGAAATAAAAAGACCTACAAATGATAACCGCAAAAAGGAGCTTTAA
- a CDS encoding GerAB/ArcD/ProY family transporter, with the protein MANKNQISLRQALLLFLNILFSSSIRFIPSITSQKAKQAAWLTPLPSLIILVLFILMLHNIYKKYSTSFINIMYSITGKTICKILLFIYIIWFQIPIALFLRYYVERILTSIFPNVSTELFLILLLLLIVYILPSGIVVIARMNEIISIIIFVSFLSIVVLAIPKIEISNLTPISYMDIIPILKGSISIIPIWSYLIYIFFIGDEIKNKEKIKKLGLKTAVFLSIATSILIATCVGALGYSVVERAPLPFLSVSKIITVFETLGRVHSILVVLWVTSDFILISTFIYILLKMIKSFLNLKTTKPFINIYAIFLYFFTLLFCNSKFELEVISSKITSIGNILFGLIIPVAIFIIGKFRRKV; encoded by the coding sequence TTGGCTAATAAAAATCAAATATCTTTAAGGCAAGCGTTACTTTTATTTTTAAATATACTATTCAGCTCTTCCATAAGATTTATACCAAGTATTACTTCACAAAAAGCAAAACAAGCAGCATGGCTTACTCCATTACCTTCTTTAATTATTCTAGTTTTATTCATACTTATGTTACATAATATATATAAAAAATATTCTACATCTTTTATAAATATTATGTATAGCATTACAGGTAAAACTATATGTAAAATACTGCTTTTTATTTATATAATATGGTTTCAAATTCCAATTGCATTATTTTTAAGATATTACGTTGAAAGAATTTTAACAAGTATTTTCCCTAATGTGAGTACAGAACTATTCCTAATTTTATTACTTTTATTAATTGTATATATACTTCCTTCAGGAATAGTTGTAATTGCTAGAATGAATGAAATAATATCTATAATTATATTTGTTTCTTTTTTATCTATTGTAGTTTTAGCAATACCCAAAATTGAAATATCAAATTTAACCCCTATAAGTTATATGGATATTATACCTATACTAAAAGGAAGTATTTCTATTATACCTATATGGTCCTATTTAATTTATATATTTTTTATAGGTGATGAAATAAAAAATAAAGAAAAAATAAAAAAATTAGGTTTAAAAACTGCAGTTTTTTTATCTATAGCTACATCTATATTAATAGCAACCTGTGTTGGAGCTTTAGGCTATTCTGTTGTGGAACGTGCCCCATTACCTTTTTTATCCGTTTCGAAAATAATAACTGTTTTTGAAACCCTTGGAAGAGTACACTCCATTCTAGTTGTATTATGGGTAACTTCAGATTTTATTCTTATTTCAACTTTTATATATATACTATTAAAAATGATTAAATCTTTTTTAAATCTTAAAACTACAAAACCTTTTATTAATATATATGCTATTTTTCTATATTTTTTCACTCTTTTATTCTGTAATAGTAAATTTGAGTTAGAAGTAATTTCTAGTAAAATAACATCTATTGGCAATATTTTATTTGGTCTTATAATACCAGTTGCAATATTTATAATCGGGAAATTTAGAAGAAAAGTCTAA